The Ipomoea triloba cultivar NCNSP0323 chromosome 13, ASM357664v1 genomic interval taatactttaaacattaaatataatactttagaACACAAATCTAATATTTCAtagtacaaatatataattaatactttcaacctcatatataatactttatagtatgaatgtaatacttcatagcataAATCTAATACATAGTCTGTAGATAGATATATTTgacactttaagcattaaatataatgctttatagtataaatgtaatacttcataatacaaatatataatcaatactttaaacattaaatatagaactttatagcataaatttcatacttaatagcacaaatttaattaatgcacAATTTACAGTAGATATATatttaagacttaaagtattgaatatatctaccttaaactgtgtattaaatttgtgctatgaagtattatatttaggctataaagtattgtgtttaaggtttaaagtattaaatatatctacatataaACTGTTTATTAGATTTATatatgctatgaagtattatatttaggctataaagtattgtgtttaaaacttaaagtataaatatatataccttaaattttgtattagatttgtactatgaagtattatatttaggctataaagtattgtgtttaaggcttaaagtattaaatatatctatcttaAACTGTGTATAGATTtatgctatgaagtattatatttaggctataaagtattgtgtttaaggcttaaagtattaaatatatctatcttaaattgtgtattaattttgtgctatgaagtattatatatatttaggctatggagtattgtgtttaagacttaaagtattaaatatatctaccttaaattgtGTCATTGCTGGAAATCGCGGGatttccgaccaccaaaagGTGGTCGGAAACACCCTAAAAGTGGTCGAAAACAtcttttccgaccactttttcGACCAAAACGGGTATACGGAAATTCATGcgtcggaaattccgaccactttGAATGGTGGTCGTAAATTCCGACCACAATTTGTAAGTGGTCGGAATGAAACGACCACCACCAAATTGGATGGTCTAGATCTGACCTCCGTGTGGTCGgaaggtggtcggaaattccggACCACCACATGGTGGTCTTTTCATTCCGACCACTTACAAATTGTGGTCGGAAATCACAAcatgtaaaaaaattattaaattaaaaatatgtacATTTCAATTTTATGCATTTTATCTGCCatgcaataataattttaaaacaaataatactttaataacaATGTAAAgtcaccaaaaaataataatttaattgcatTTACTCATTATTATCTAAATTCACATGTCCAAAAGTAATAACTACTTTACACTTCAAAAAGTAATAGCTTCTTCACATTTCAAAATGTAATAACCACTCAAAATTGAACTATTGAGATTACACATTCAAGTTAAGATTATATAGCCCAACATCACTACTTTGATTGCTATCGGCAATAGAAGCAACAGATTGTACCAACTCCGGATGTGCACTATATATACCTTGTAACAACTTCATAATCTTCTTACTTTGCTCTAGAATCTCCTTGTTAGTTTGCTCTAATTGTTCAATTCTTtctgtaaaaattaaaaacaaaaagaaacaaattataATTAGTAAATATAAGTAAGAATTCTTGTTCCAATTGCATTGGAAGGTTCAAACCTAAAACAAGAATAGGAAACTCATAATTCAAAACTACATTGAACAGGCATAAAATCAAGACTAATTAATTAAGACAAGAATGACAAACTCATAATTCAAATTAGAATTCAGAATTCCAgaactaattaattaagactcctttttttcaaaaatacaaGTACCAAAGTAATATACTGAAAGCAAAACAAGCATAATATATGAGGCAAATCATACTAGTACAAGAATTATCAACTGTCAGCATAAGTAGGAAGGAGGGTAGAAGCATTATAACATTTTGAATGAAACTAAATCATTTTGTTGATGTGATAAACAACACATAGTCATACACAGCTAATACCATTCAACGGCaaaatatattgaaatttatgaattttaaagtaaaaaataattaagttacACACCTTGGCAGAAGCTCAGATAGTGGGAATTGGGAAACACCTACAAAAACTGAAGAAAGCAAATTAAAATGGTCATGTttcattgaaaatttaaattattagccAGACTTGGGTGTTTTATAAACATCATTATAAAATACAAAGCAAAGGATACTAAAGTTACAATTACAATGTGAACAGCATATGACAAATAGCTCCCCAGATTCAATTCTAAAACAAGAGGATTTAGCTCGTAAGTACCTTGGTTTGCTCCCCTCTTATTGTATACACACAGTTCATTTAGTATCTCCTTCAGAAATTGATGTGTGCCAATTAAAAACCAATTAGCCAGTGTTATTTCTTGATACAGTCAAACAACACTAAAAGGATACATAATCTCTCTTTGTCCAACCCACCAACCATCCCTTCCCCCTAGGTTGTGTCTTGTGGACACAGACAAAATGCATATTTCTCCACCATATTCAAACATTCTTTGGTTACACAGGTTCATAGATAGCAATAGTAAGCattatatgtataaaaagaCTCATAGGAAACCATATTAAACACTATTTTGAGACAATTTTTTAATGATGATTCCAGAATTGAAAATTACTACAGGGTTTACTCGCGAAGTCATGAAACAACACAAGTTGGAAATCAAAGTAAACATAGTATTTTCCAGATGTGTTAAGTGGTCCAACCCCAACTGcaaaaatttaacaatattCAGGTAACATCTAGAATGAAATTCTAAGTACCTTAGAACTGGATGCAATCATTCCAAACATTCCGGGCATGGGCCTCATGTTTACTCCACAATCATTAGCAATGACCTAGTTGAAACCAAATCAAATGCAGAAAAGACTATGAGACAGTTGCTGAAGCCACAAATGTAAGAGAAAATTACTGAAATAGGACATGATCTACTCTACCTGAATTTGCCTGTTCTTGACCATTGATTTGTTCGTTCTTTCACGACACAGTTTTCTGTACTCTTCCATATTCGAATTGTCTGGCTTCATGTCAAATTTAAACTCAACTTTTCCTTCCCTGGCAACCTTTGCTGCAAATGAGCACAACACAACATTCAACTAGTTATGATTACAAGCTTAAAATAAAAACCATCCATACCTAGATAAAGAAACTAATGAACCACACTCCTCACCTTGACTTGACTCTGAGAATATACACATTGggactaggggtgtaaacgagccgagccgagctcgaacTTGGGgtagctcgagctcgagctcgattaAATCAGGgcagctcgagctcggctcgccATATTTTCGAGCGGCTCGAGCTCAGCTCGATTGGCTCGAGTGttcgaactcgagctcgagctcgagccgaagATCGACTCGACATAGCTCAAATTGAGCTCGAGTTCGAGTTCAGTTGCTCGAATTTTAAGCTCGAATTTtaagctcgagttcgagctagAATTTAACCCTTTAACTTCATTCTTCAatatctaataaaaattaatgtacccatacataaataataaaacttaaaaaaatcacaagtcCAAACTTCAAAAGTTCAAAGCACTCAATACAAGTTAACATCACATCAACTACAAGTCTATAACAACACTACAACAGTGGTCCTCCCCAGAATACAAGGATTCTCCAAGACAACTCCAATTCGGTGTGAAATTCAACAATTCTATTCTGCACAAGTAGTCTCAGACGTTTGAGACCTAAAATTGGGTATTCCTGTGGGGATGGTGGAAGACGGTTGCTGCTCCatcacaaaaacaaaatgacaTATCATAGTTAATTTAAATGACAATAAACTACAAAAAGGAATCAATAGTCATGACTACAAAGCCTCAAAAGGGACACTACTTCCAACTTAATTACGATTGCAGTAAAGGGTTTAACCAtggatttaaaaatttaaattaaaaataactccttATTCCCATCTGAATCTAATTTTCATCTTTCCATTTGACAAAGTTACGGGTTGCATGgatattaa includes:
- the LOC116001660 gene encoding uncharacterized protein LOC116001660 translates to MCIFSESSQAKVAREGKVEFKFDMKPDNSNMEEYRKLCRERTNKSMVKNRQIQVIANDCGVNMRPMPGMFGMIASSSKQFLKEILNELCVYNKRGANQGVSQFPLSELLPRKN